Within the Haloarcula sp. CBA1127 genome, the region CTCACCGGGCAACTCAGTCCGGACAGCGGGCAGGTGTCGGTGCTCGGTGTCGACCCGGCAACGCAGCCAACAGCGGTCCGCGAACGAGCGGGGATTCTCCCTGAAAAAGAGTCACCGCCGAGTTTCATGACGCCGCGCGAGTACTTCGACTTCGTCGGTGCTATCCGGGATATGCCCGACGACGAAGTGACAGCGCAGACCGAGTCGTGGGCCGACCGGCTTGGCTTTACCGAGAAGCTCGACACGCTGTCCTCGGACCTTTCGCGGGGCCAACAGCAGAAAGTGATGATCGCCGGTGCGTTCTTCCACGAGCCTGCTGTCGTGTTCATCGACGAACCGCTGGCGAATCTCGACCCAATCGTTCAGGAGCGGGTCAAGCGCTTCCTGCGTTCGTATCGGGACGCCGGCAACACCATTGTCGTCACAACACACGACGTAGATGTCGCCGCCGAACTCTGTTCGCGGGTCGGCATCATGTACGGCGGCGACCTCGTCGCCGATGTCCGACCGGCGGAACTCGATGCGGATGTAACGCTCCTCGAC harbors:
- a CDS encoding ABC transporter ATP-binding protein — encoded protein: MTAIEIESLRKSYGDVTAIADLSLSIDDGEFFGLLGPNGAGKTTTMEILTGQLSPDSGQVSVLGVDPATQPTAVRERAGILPEKESPPSFMTPREYFDFVGAIRDMPDDEVTAQTESWADRLGFTEKLDTLSSDLSRGQQQKVMIAGAFFHEPAVVFIDEPLANLDPIVQERVKRFLRSYRDAGNTIVVTTHDVDVAAELCSRVGIMYGGDLVADVRPAELDADVTLLDVFLDNVDATVEQGAKPLTHE